In a single window of the Synechococcus sp. HK05 genome:
- a CDS encoding SDR family NAD(P)-dependent oxidoreductase: protein MTSRTILISGASRGIGRAIAERLLADGHRLSLGVRNPAALRGTALDHPNVLLQPYNAEDPAAAEAWVAASVNQFGAIDTLIHSAGVFSRVPLLFESGQEREIQQLWDVNVMGPWWLTRAAWPQLAAHGSGRIVVLVSMSGKRSKGRLAGYTASKFALMGLCQTMRNEGWEQGIRVTAICPSWVNTDMAAAVNAMPKEAMSQPGDIASLTAQLLELPNSCVPFELAVSCNLET, encoded by the coding sequence GTGACCTCACGCACGATCCTGATCAGCGGCGCCAGCCGCGGCATCGGCCGGGCCATCGCCGAACGTCTGCTCGCCGATGGCCATCGCCTCAGCCTGGGGGTGCGCAACCCGGCGGCACTGCGGGGCACGGCCCTGGATCACCCCAACGTGCTGTTGCAGCCCTACAACGCCGAAGATCCCGCTGCGGCTGAAGCCTGGGTGGCGGCCAGCGTGAACCAGTTCGGCGCGATCGACACCCTCATCCACAGCGCCGGGGTGTTCTCGCGGGTGCCGCTGTTGTTCGAGAGCGGCCAGGAACGCGAGATCCAACAGCTGTGGGACGTGAACGTGATGGGTCCTTGGTGGCTCACCCGCGCCGCCTGGCCCCAGCTCGCCGCCCATGGCTCCGGGCGGATCGTGGTGCTGGTGTCGATGAGCGGCAAGCGCTCCAAGGGTCGCCTGGCTGGCTACACCGCCAGCAAATTCGCCCTGATGGGCCTCTGCCAGACCATGCGCAACGAGGGCTGGGAGCAGGGCATCCGCGTGACGGCGATCTGCCCCAGCTGGGTGAACACCGACATGGCCGCCGCCGTGAACGCGATGCCGAAGGAAGCGATGAGCCAACCGGGCGATATCGCCTCACTCACCGCCCAGCTGCTGGAGCTGCCCAACAGCTGCGTGCCCTTCGAGCTGGCGGTGAGCTGCAACCTGGAAACCTGA
- a CDS encoding DUF3386 domain-containing protein translates to MTLAPSPAAITAGSDCTAAFRAAYENRYTWAPGFAGYSGRCVWEQGDQRVEGTFKVGADLKAQVEGIDNEEIHKAIASQLWEVCIHRVRRSFEQTHGENTFTAGDTDAVGTEVIVGGKNAGDRYRINNDVVTMVHRHIHGTVVTIFTESTTDTGSGYLSHSYTSQYADPASGAARGGKSTFTDTFVPLAGEGPWVLSERVVETEAFGDTPAGRQVFRFEALSPNS, encoded by the coding sequence GTGACCCTCGCCCCCAGCCCCGCCGCGATCACCGCCGGCAGCGATTGCACCGCTGCCTTCCGCGCCGCCTACGAGAACCGCTACACCTGGGCGCCTGGCTTTGCTGGCTACAGCGGCCGCTGCGTGTGGGAGCAGGGCGACCAGCGGGTGGAAGGCACCTTCAAGGTGGGCGCTGATCTGAAGGCCCAGGTGGAAGGCATCGACAACGAAGAGATCCACAAGGCGATTGCCTCCCAGCTCTGGGAGGTGTGCATCCACCGCGTGCGCCGCAGCTTCGAGCAGACCCACGGTGAGAACACCTTCACTGCCGGTGACACCGATGCCGTGGGCACTGAGGTGATCGTGGGCGGCAAGAACGCCGGCGATCGTTACCGCATCAACAACGACGTGGTGACGATGGTGCACCGCCACATCCACGGCACCGTGGTGACGATCTTCACCGAAAGCACCACCGACACGGGCAGTGGCTACCTCAGCCACAGCTACACCAGCCAATACGCCGATCCCGCCAGCGGCGCCGCCCGCGGTGGCAAGAGCACCTTCACCGACACGTTCGTGCCCCTCGCTGGTGAAGGTCCGTGGGTGCTGAGTGAGCGTGTGGTGGAGACCGAGGCCTTCGGTGACACACCGGCCGGCCGTCAGGTGTTCCGTTTCGAAGCACTCAGCCCCAACAGCTGA
- a CDS encoding sodium:alanine symporter family protein, with protein MKDLLDQINSVVWGPITLWLIGLTGLYLLLGLRLMPLRRIGFAVRQTLRSIRHSGGEGDVSAFQSLMTALAATIGTGNVAGVAGAIGVGGPGAVFWMWLIALVGMATKYAESLLAVHHREVDELGEHVGGPMYVIRNGLGPAWNWLAVLFAVFGTLAGFGIGNGVQAHELAKALNISLGVPPLATGIVFAAITFAVIIGGIERIGRVASAVVPFMAVIYVGGAATILLSHMAEIPAALSLILHDAFSAQALAGGALGVMIQKGIARGVFSNEAGLGTAPIAQAAAKPGDPVLQGSVAMLGTFIDTIIVCTMTALVIVTSGAWLPMEGVDTPTGVALTMAAFDWGLPGGAWLVTFGTVFFTATTILGWGYYSERCLEFLVGVKGIKPFRLVWVAVVVIGAVASFDLVWTVADILNGLMAIPNLISLLLLSGTVFQLTRRYDFSAARFRD; from the coding sequence TTGAAAGACCTGCTGGATCAAATCAATAGCGTCGTGTGGGGGCCGATCACCCTCTGGTTGATTGGCCTCACCGGCTTGTATCTCTTGCTGGGGCTGCGGTTGATGCCTCTGCGGCGCATCGGCTTTGCGGTGCGGCAAACCTTGCGTTCGATCCGCCACTCCGGCGGTGAAGGTGACGTCAGCGCCTTTCAGTCGTTGATGACGGCCTTGGCGGCCACGATCGGCACCGGCAACGTGGCGGGTGTGGCCGGCGCCATTGGCGTCGGTGGCCCTGGAGCCGTGTTCTGGATGTGGCTGATCGCCCTGGTGGGCATGGCCACCAAGTACGCCGAGTCGCTCCTCGCTGTGCACCACCGCGAGGTTGACGAGCTGGGTGAACACGTCGGCGGACCGATGTACGTGATCCGCAATGGCCTCGGCCCGGCATGGAACTGGCTGGCGGTGCTGTTCGCCGTGTTTGGCACCTTGGCTGGTTTCGGCATCGGCAACGGGGTGCAGGCCCATGAGCTCGCCAAAGCCCTGAATATTTCTCTGGGCGTTCCGCCTTTAGCCACCGGGATTGTGTTTGCGGCGATCACCTTCGCCGTGATCATTGGCGGCATTGAGCGCATCGGCCGTGTGGCCTCCGCTGTGGTGCCGTTTATGGCGGTGATCTACGTGGGTGGTGCAGCCACGATCCTGTTGTCGCACATGGCGGAGATTCCGGCAGCCCTCTCGCTGATCCTCCACGACGCCTTCAGCGCTCAGGCCCTGGCCGGCGGCGCCCTCGGCGTGATGATTCAGAAGGGCATTGCCCGCGGTGTGTTCTCCAACGAAGCCGGCCTGGGCACGGCCCCCATTGCCCAGGCCGCGGCCAAACCCGGTGATCCTGTGCTGCAGGGTTCGGTGGCCATGCTCGGCACCTTCATCGACACGATCATCGTCTGCACGATGACGGCCTTGGTGATCGTGACCAGCGGCGCTTGGTTGCCGATGGAAGGCGTGGATACCCCCACGGGAGTGGCACTCACCATGGCGGCGTTCGACTGGGGTCTGCCCGGCGGCGCCTGGCTGGTGACCTTCGGCACGGTGTTCTTCACCGCCACCACGATCCTCGGCTGGGGTTACTACAGCGAGCGTTGCCTTGAGTTTCTCGTGGGCGTGAAAGGGATCAAACCCTTCCGCCTGGTGTGGGTGGCGGTGGTGGTGATCGGTGCGGTCGCCAGTTTTGATCTGGTGTGGACCGTGGCCGACATCCTTAACGGCCTGATGGCGATCCCCAACCTGATCAGCCTGCTGCTGCTCAGCGGCACCGTGTTCCAACTCACCCGCCGCTACGACTTCAGCGCCGCTCGTTTCCGCGACTAA